In Fructilactobacillus cliffordii, a single genomic region encodes these proteins:
- a CDS encoding HdeD family acid-resistance protein: MFSSERKFDPFTLVVGILFAILSLVMLKYPGGSLVVVAYIIAFAMVMEGIFKLADLTALDKSLGISNTWVIISAVLDLILGVLIIFMPGLGGIYLWVVLSISFIMDSLFELWASRYIGKNHKGYFWFTVILAVIGLILGIVLLFNPVLGVSTSLFLIAFYLMFFGILLIIRSF, translated from the coding sequence ATGTTTAGTTCCGAGAGAAAATTTGATCCATTTACTTTAGTAGTAGGAATTTTATTTGCGATTCTTTCATTAGTAATGCTGAAATACCCCGGCGGCTCCCTTGTAGTGGTTGCTTACATAATTGCCTTTGCAATGGTCATGGAAGGAATCTTCAAGCTAGCTGATTTAACGGCGCTTGATAAGTCACTGGGAATCAGTAATACGTGGGTGATTATTAGTGCCGTCCTAGATTTAATCTTAGGGGTCCTAATCATCTTTATGCCTGGTTTAGGTGGAATTTACCTTTGGGTTGTTTTGTCAATTTCATTCATCATGGACTCCCTCTTCGAACTTTGGGCTAGTCGTTACATCGGCAAGAACCATAAAGGTTACTTTTGGTTTACTGTAATCCTCGCTGTCATTGGTTTGATTTTAGGAATTGTCCTCTTATTCAACCCAGTGTTAGGAGTAAGTACCAGCTTGTTCTTAATTGCCTTTTACCTGATGTTCTTTGGAATCTTATTGATCATCCGTTCGTTCTAA